CATATCCCTTTATTCCTGTTATTTCTATCCGAGCCCCGTCCTCCCTTTTTATTTGAGAGAAAAGGGAAGATGGTATAAAATAATAGTGTGTTTTTCTTAAAAATCTTACAAAAATGAGAATATTATGTATTGATGTTGGAGATAAAAATATTGGGATTGCTATAAGCGATGAAGAAAATATTCTGGCAAAAGGGCTTGGCAGTTTAAAAATGAATGATGATATCGTTGCAAGGATAAAGGAAATTATAAAGAAATACAATATTGGAAGAATTGTTTATGGGCTCCCTTTAAAAATGGATGGTTCATTCAGTGTTCAAACAGAAAAGACACTTGCATTTATTTCAAGATTAAAAGAAGCAATCAAAGACATTGAGTTTATATCATTTGATGAGAGATTGACAACTTCCCTTGCAGAGAAATTTTTACTTGAAGCAGATTTAAGCAGAAAAAAAAGGAAAAAATATATAGATAAACTATCAGCACAGATAATCCTTCAAAATTATCTTGATTCAATAAACGTAAAGAATGACGAGGAGATCTGGTGGTAGAAAATAAAAAGGATTGTTCTTTTCTCTGGATTTTTTCTGTTACTTTAATTTTAAAACTTTTCCTTTCCTATTTTTTTCCTTTAACAGGTGATGAGGCATATTTTATAACAACAGGTAAAATTTTTGACTTTGGATATTATGAACATCCTCCTATGATATGGTGGATTATTTATATTTTTTCTTTATGTGGTAGATATACTTTCCATTTTTTCTACTACAGATTGTTTTCTATTTTTTCTACTCTGATAATAGTTTTTTTTATTTC
This window of the bacterium genome carries:
- the ruvX gene encoding Holliday junction resolvase RuvX; this encodes MRILCIDVGDKNIGIAISDEENILAKGLGSLKMNDDIVARIKEIIKKYNIGRIVYGLPLKMDGSFSVQTEKTLAFISRLKEAIKDIEFISFDERLTTSLAEKFLLEADLSRKKRKKYIDKLSAQIILQNYLDSINVKNDEEIWW